The DNA window GATGTTTCCGTTGCGTCTCTGGAATTACATCTACCGGAAGTTTTTGCTCTGGATAATTGCAATAATAATTTCGATTGAATTATCAATTATGCAACAAAGAGCTAAGTTGATGTCTTCGTTGCCGTTCGTCATCTTGGGCCTGATGATGGTTTCATTCACCGTCGCTATAAAACAGACCCAAAATGCGATCTTGCTCAAACGGCTCCGATTTTGGATTTTCCTGAACGCCACGGCCCGCGCCAGCGACACAATGGCTTTGCAAGGATCTTCTGCGAGGCTATTACTCCGCCGATACCCACCACGTTGCGGAACTGACTTCTGCAAGACGACGCCAGCTGAGGTCACATCGCGATGTCCACAAACAACCAATATATGGACTATCTTAGAGTCCAGAAGGCGAATTCGGTAACGGCATCTGTCCTGAGCAAGAGCCTTATCACGGCAACGAGGTTGACACGCGAAACGCCCAATCACGGCTATGTCGAGCAGCATGTCACCGAAGATGCGTTCATGCTGGGCGTCCAGCTCAACGAGTATCAGGGTGATCTTTGGGTAGACGGAAAACGCGTGGAATTTGAAGGTTTCCACAAAGGCAATTTTTCAGTCTATGACTATAATCGCCAATGGCAAGCAAACATGCGATCGGCTTTTGACTGCGTCAACTTTCACATTCCGCGCGCGGCGCTAACAGCGCTGGAGGAAGACCTTGGTACAAAACGCATTGAAACGCTGAACGTCTTGCCAGGTGCGGATATCAACGATCCTACGATCCACGGTCTTGTCGAGGCGCTAATGCCTGCCTTCCACAATCCAGCGCTAGCAAGCCGCCTGTTCATGGATCATGTTGGGCTCGCGCTTGCGACGCACTTGGCCACTGTCTATGGCGAAGCGCGAAGCGCACCTGCGATCCATCCAGGAGCACTCGCGACCTGGCAACTCAAACGCGCCACCGCCATGATGGATGCGGGACTTGATGGGGACCTCCCGATCACGGACATCGCGTATGCTTGCGGACTTTCGACGTCTTATTTTACGCGGGCATTCAAGGCAACGACTGGAATGCCTCCATACCAGTGGATGATGCGTCGACGCGTTGATAAAGCCATGGACCTTTTGAAACGCGGTCGGCTACCACTGAGCCACGTGGCCGATATCTGCGGCTTTGTTGACCAAAGCCATATGACCCGCGTCTTCAAAAAAATGACCGGTATACCACCTGGCACGTGGCGACGGACCGAGACTGATCCCAACCAGGACCATTAGGCGCGTGAGTGACTGCGCTGGCGCCAACTGGCAGGCGGTTCGCCGACAATGTCGGAGAACACCCGCGTCATGTGGCTCTGGTCGGCAAATCCGCACGCCGCCGCAATGTCGGTCAGCGTTAACTTTTCAGCAAGCAGATCTTTCACCCTGGAGACACGATATTCCCTGAGCCACTTGTGGGGCGTCGTACCGAACGTTTTCTTGAAGATTTTGTTGAAGTAGCTGACAGACACGTCACATTCGGCCGCGAGATCGACAAGCGACAGCCGAGCGTCGAGATGCGCAGCGAGGAATTCCAACGATCTGCGTTGCTGCCAAGGCGCGAGTGTCCCCTTGTCCCGCGGCGGGAAATAAAGCCCACCATAGGTCTGCATCAGATGGACCAGCAATGCAGAGGTGATGCTTTCCAGGAAAAGTGGACTTGCCTGCTCGCTTTGATCGCTGAAGAATGGCAATAGCGCCCTCGAGAGCCCAAGGATGACCGGGTCAGCGGAGCCAATTGTGCTTTCGAGCCTTTTAAATTCTGGACGGCCTGCCTCCGATGCAATGTTCTGGATGAAGGCAAATGGGACCTTGAACTCCAGGACCTCGAAGGGGGCAAGATGATGATATTGCCAATCTTCTCGCAGATCGGTGATGTCTGTGAGACCTTTCGGTTCGCGGCCTTCGAACGCAAGCTCACCGGACTTCAGAAGCCTGTAATGTCCTGAATCCGTCAGGTGACTGACGATTCTCACGCCGTCTTCGGGATCATAAGCCACTGCGACGGGGAAAGACGCATCCGTACGTCGTCGGCAGGTTATCGTCATGTCTGCGACACGAAGCTGCATTCGATGGCCTCCGATTCTAATTCCGGTCTGGTTGGTTTGGGTTTCACAGATCAAACGAGTCGTTGCTCGAACAGTCCGAGTTCATGGGGGTCAATGCACAGAAGGCGATTCTTCGCCACTTCCGTCGAAGAAAGGCGACAAACTGTAGTGATGGATCAGGTGCGCACAGATCGCCATCGAGATATGCTGTAAGAGGACATGGTCTGATTTTCCCTTCCGGTCGAACAGCGGCTGGATTGCGCTTCCCAGACTGGCAATAACCGGGTCCGACGTGCCGCGGACGCGCTTGAGCTCGACATTGGCTCCGGGGACAGAAAGAGCCGCGATCTCATCGACCAGAACATGTGGAATGACAAACGCGACGACATTCAGGGACGCTTTGAGACTTATCTGCACGCCATTGAGAATATCAATAAGGCAGATGGATCCCGTATAATATTGCCTCGTGACGGACTGACTTCCATCAGCCTCCACATCGCAGTGCGTTGTGTCGCGCAAATATAGCATGAGGAAATAGCTGTCGTGCGCAGGGACAACGACGGTCGCCTCCTCGCCCATTTTCAATTCACGGCTGATCCGTGTCGCACTGAATATGGCTGACGCCAGTGGTGCGGAGTGCAATGAAATAGCATCCGGATCGCCGAATAGACCTCCGACGCAGTTGCCGGAATTTCCAGTCGCCCCCATCCGCCTGCCTCCACGTCATTGATGTGCCGTCTTGTCTCCTCGCCATTACTGGCGACCCGACGGATATCATCCCGATCATTGTGGATATTGTTAATTCTTGCTGTCGTCGTGACGGCTACCTTGCATAGGCAGCCGTCACATAGGTTGAAGATTACTTGTCGTTGGGCGGCGTAAAACGAGATGCCGGAGATCTATGCCGCGAGTGGAACCAGACCTGCTTCAATCTTGTCTCGAAATGGCCCGTAGCGGCTCGGCAGCTTGAGAGCTTCACCCAGATGTGCAGTGTCTTCGTCCCGGTTGAAGCCCGGCTCGTTCGTGGCGATCTCAAACAGCACGCCGCCTGGCGTTCGGAAGTAGATCGCCCAGAAATAGTCGCGATCGATGACCGGCGTGACCTGATAACCGGTGTCCATCAGCGCCTTGCGAACCTCAAGCTGCTTCTCGCGGTTGTCGACCGCAAACGCGATGTGGTGCACCGAGCCGGCGCCCTGACGGGCAAACGGTGTTTTCGGCAGTGCGGCGAGATCGATCGTATCAGCTCCGTTTCCATTGGGAATGATGAACCGGGTCACGTCACCCTCCTTCTCGGCACGCTGGTAACCCATGAAGCCTAGAAGCTCTTCGGTCGCGGCCGTATCATGCAGACTGAAACGCGCACCGGCAAAACCGCGGATTGCTGCATCGCCAGGAATTCCTTCCGAAAGCCATGGTGCGCGGGTATCCTCGGAAGATTCAACTAGCGCCAGGCCGTCGCCATCCGGACCGATGAAGCGAAGGCGGTTGGCGCCGAAGACGGTGTCCGTTTCCAAACCGCTGACGCCCTGAGTGACAAACCGGTTTTGCCAGAATTTGAGCGAGCCTTTTGGAACAGAGAACTGTGTTTCTCCGACCTCCCCAACACCCGGTCGGCCCAGCATCATATTGGCGAACGGGAAATAAGTCATGACGGTTCCTGCGGAACCGTTCTCGTCACCGTAGTAAAGGTGGTAAACATTGGGGTCGTCAAAGTTGACGGTCTGCTTGACCCGGCGCAGGCCCAATGTGTCGGTAAAAAAGCGGTTGTTCTGACGCGCATCCGAAGCCATGGAGGTTACGTGATGCAGTCCCTTGATGTCCTTGCCTTTCAATGTCCCGTTAGCGTTTGGCTGTTGACGAATATCTAAGCGGATTGATCAGCGCAGAGAATTGCAATATTCATTTCGAATGTGTTGCTCTTATTGAAACAATCCCATGAACGATTACAAAGCACTTCGGACCTTCCTTCTCGCGGCGGAGAAGCGGAATTTCGCGCAGGTCGCCCGCGAGCTGGACATGACACCTGCGGCGGTCACCCGTGCAATCGCCGCTCTTGAAGCGGAACTGGGCGTGCAACTTTTCGTGCGCACCACGAGGCAAGTGTCGCTGACCACAGACGGCGCGATTTTCGCCGCCCAGATCCAACCAGCAGTGAAGACGCTGGAAGACGCCCGACGTGATGTCATGAACGCTCATAAGGGTGACGAGGGGCGGCTGCGCATCAGCGCGCCGACGTGGTTTGGCAAGACCGTGCTGCCTCCGATTCTGTCGGGATTCAAGGAACGATATCCCAAGATGAGTTTCGAGATCTCTTTATCGGATGGGCTCATCAACATCGTCGATGATGACTACGATCTGGCTGTCCGCATTTCATCTCAACCGTCCGACAAGTTCACGATCTGGAGAAAGATCCGGGTCGTGCCGCGCATCCTGGTCGCAGCTCCGGGAAGTCGGTTCGTTGACATGCAGCATCCCAACGAGCTGAAACCCGACGACTGCCTGGCCTATAGCGGCGAGAGCCGACGCGAGAACTGGGTCCTTTCGGACGGTGGGTCTAGCATGACCATTTCTGCAGGCCGCGCCTTCAGCGCCAACAGTGGCGAGCTTCTCGCGGACATGGCTGCCGATGGTTCCGGGGTTGCCCTGCTTCCTGGGTTCAATATTGCCGATCACATCAGGAGTGGGCGCCTTGTCCACGTCTTCAAGGGCTGGGCACCGCCGGACTTGTGGCTGACCCTCTACTATCCTCCATATCAGGCGCTGCCTCCAAGGATTGCCTCATTCTCAAAATTCTTCGAGGAGCAGGTAGCGGCTCACATGGTCATGCTGGATTGATGGACAAAGAGCGTTCGAAGTCGGCGGAATCAGCCGACTTGCGGTAGGGCCTGAAGCTTTGCGGCGACGAGTTTCTGCAACTGCCACAGGTTTCGATCAAAGATTTTGCGTTCTGCCAGATCAACAACCGTCCGGTAGAGATACTCCGCACAAGATCCCGCCGGTCCGCATGCTTGTGCGATCAATGCAGCGGCCTCATCGAGAGGAATCTTCTGCGTGAGCTGAGATTGCCTCGGGCTCGCCCAGAACGTCAACGCCCGGCGTGTGCCACTCGATGTCTTCACCGAAACCCATTTCACCATGTCGCATACCTCGGCATAGCGTATCTCTCGCGCGAGAAGCTTACGCAGGTCCTGTGTTTTCGTTGCGCAAGGTAACTTGAGGATGAGACCAGAGCAGCTTCCACCCGGCTGCAGCGCGAGCATAAGGCCCGGGGTGTCGGAGGTCGCCCGCAGTCGCTCTATCCTCAGCGAAAATGCGCGATGCCATCCGAATGCGACAGCCTGTTCACTGTCAGCGATTTCAAATCCCGGGTTCCACATCAGGGATCCGTAAGCGAACACCCATATCTCGTCATCGCGCGCCTCCTCCTCGACCCTG is part of the Agrobacterium vaccinii genome and encodes:
- a CDS encoding helix-turn-helix domain-containing protein produces the protein MTRETPNHGYVEQHVTEDAFMLGVQLNEYQGDLWVDGKRVEFEGFHKGNFSVYDYNRQWQANMRSAFDCVNFHIPRAALTALEEDLGTKRIETLNVLPGADINDPTIHGLVEALMPAFHNPALASRLFMDHVGLALATHLATVYGEARSAPAIHPGALATWQLKRATAMMDAGLDGDLPITDIAYACGLSTSYFTRAFKATTGMPPYQWMMRRRVDKAMDLLKRGRLPLSHVADICGFVDQSHMTRVFKKMTGIPPGTWRRTETDPNQDH
- a CDS encoding helix-turn-helix domain-containing protein, which produces MQLRVADMTITCRRRTDASFPVAVAYDPEDGVRIVSHLTDSGHYRLLKSGELAFEGREPKGLTDITDLREDWQYHHLAPFEVLEFKVPFAFIQNIASEAGRPEFKRLESTIGSADPVILGLSRALLPFFSDQSEQASPLFLESITSALLVHLMQTYGGLYFPPRDKGTLAPWQQRRSLEFLAAHLDARLSLVDLAAECDVSVSYFNKIFKKTFGTTPHKWLREYRVSRVKDLLAEKLTLTDIAAACGFADQSHMTRVFSDIVGEPPASWRQRSHSRA
- a CDS encoding VOC family protein, with the translated sequence MASDARQNNRFFTDTLGLRRVKQTVNFDDPNVYHLYYGDENGSAGTVMTYFPFANMMLGRPGVGEVGETQFSVPKGSLKFWQNRFVTQGVSGLETDTVFGANRLRFIGPDGDGLALVESSEDTRAPWLSEGIPGDAAIRGFAGARFSLHDTAATEELLGFMGYQRAEKEGDVTRFIIPNGNGADTIDLAALPKTPFARQGAGSVHHIAFAVDNREKQLEVRKALMDTGYQVTPVIDRDYFWAIYFRTPGGVLFEIATNEPGFNRDEDTAHLGEALKLPSRYGPFRDKIEAGLVPLAA
- a CDS encoding LysR family transcriptional regulator, producing MNDYKALRTFLLAAEKRNFAQVARELDMTPAAVTRAIAALEAELGVQLFVRTTRQVSLTTDGAIFAAQIQPAVKTLEDARRDVMNAHKGDEGRLRISAPTWFGKTVLPPILSGFKERYPKMSFEISLSDGLINIVDDDYDLAVRISSQPSDKFTIWRKIRVVPRILVAAPGSRFVDMQHPNELKPDDCLAYSGESRRENWVLSDGGSSMTISAGRAFSANSGELLADMAADGSGVALLPGFNIADHIRSGRLVHVFKGWAPPDLWLTLYYPPYQALPPRIASFSKFFEEQVAAHMVMLD
- a CDS encoding gamma-glutamylcyclotransferase; this encodes MVRKMPQTSIASTSRLRSLQLTPDLVSRTLRVVEEEGPEPNWTPISSPQLDALVNRVEEEARDDEIWVFAYGSLMWNPGFEIADSEQAVAFGWHRAFSLRIERLRATSDTPGLMLALQPGGSCSGLILKLPCATKTQDLRKLLAREIRYAEVCDMVKWVSVKTSSGTRRALTFWASPRQSQLTQKIPLDEAAALIAQACGPAGSCAEYLYRTVVDLAERKIFDRNLWQLQKLVAAKLQALPQVG